AGTTAATCTACTATCCAACTGGCCTAATCGCGGTATACCTCTAACTTCAAAATGTCGCCAACGACTGTGAAATGGAATTTGTAAATTTGGGTACTCGCAGCGCATAACTTCAATCACATAATCTGCCACCCGTCCCAACTGCGTCAAATCGCAAGTAAAATGATTTGAATTTCCCTCATTTACCAATGTAAATAGTTGCCCACAACGTTCCCGAATTGCAACTGGAGAACGAAGATATGCAACCACCTCTTTTCTCTGTGTCCTCTGCGCCTCTGCGGTTCGTTCCACTCTTCACCTCGTTTTAATTAAGATGAGGAAGAACAATTGTTAGTTTGTTCTCCTTGCTTCCTCATCTCCACCACTCCTTATTTACTCTACCAACCCTCGTCCCTTCACCTCAGCCAAACCATCGGCATTTAACACATCTCCTGTTGTATAATATCCAGCTGCTTTTTTCGCTTCAATTTCTACTCTTGCATCTTGGGGAATTAAATCATCTGGGATGGGTATTCTTTCTACAATCTCAATTCCCGCCTGAATTATGGCGTTGTACTTCATGTTACTCATAGATACCATGCGGTCAATGCGAGTAATGCCTAGCCAATGCAAGACATCCGGCATCAATTCTTGGAATCGCATATCTTCTACTCCTGCAACGCATTCTGTGCGTGCAAAGTAAGCATCAGCGCGATCGCCTCCTTCTTGACGCTTCCGGGCATTGTAAACTAAGAATTTAGTCACTTCTCCTAAAGCGCGTCCTTCCTTGCGACAGTAGACAATTATACCAACACCACCCTCCTGCGCTGTCTGAACGCACACTTCAATTCCATGTGCTAAATAAGGGCGACAGGTACAAATATCCGAGCCAAATACGTCAGAACCGTTACATTCATCATGTACGCGCACAGCAACAGGTTTCTTGGGGTCTGTAATCGCAGCTAAATCACCGATGATATAAACTGTTACACCGCCAATTGGTGGCAAAAACACCTCTAAATCGGATCGCGTCACCAATTCTGGAAACATCCCGCCAGTTTGTTCAAATAAAGCGCGACGTAAATCCGCTTCTGATATGCCAAAACGTTTTGCAATTCCTGGTAAATACCAAACTGGCTCAATGGCGGCTTTTGTAACCACCAAATCACCGCCTAGTTTCATAATCTTGCCATCTACCTGCAAGCGTCCTTTATCCACTGCATCTTGCAGTTCTGGCATATTAATGTGAGCTTTGGTAATAGCGATCGTCGGGCGGATATCATATCCCTTTTCGTAGTATGGCGCAAATACTTCCGATGCGATCGCGCCATATGGGTCTAGAGAAACTATCTTATCAGGATCAGCCCAGCTAGGGTGCGGGCCGATATGCTCTATTGGTGATGTATTTGTCAAATCCGCTCGATGATCCGATTGCAGCGCACCGCTAGCCACTGCCAAGGCACGATAAACAGCGTAACTACCAGAGTGAGTGC
This region of Nostoc sp. UHCC 0302 genomic DNA includes:
- a CDS encoding GTP cyclohydrolase II — protein: MPKQNSVSRHIVLTSHPSSFGPKPIPIHWGATEPMQRGPIIATLTKQTHRNVIGTHSGSYAVYRALAVASGALQSDHRADLTNTSPIEHIGPHPSWADPDKIVSLDPYGAIASEVFAPYYEKGYDIRPTIAITKAHINMPELQDAVDKGRLQVDGKIMKLGGDLVVTKAAIEPVWYLPGIAKRFGISEADLRRALFEQTGGMFPELVTRSDLEVFLPPIGGVTVYIIGDLAAITDPKKPVAVRVHDECNGSDVFGSDICTCRPYLAHGIEVCVQTAQEGGVGIIVYCRKEGRALGEVTKFLVYNARKRQEGGDRADAYFARTECVAGVEDMRFQELMPDVLHWLGITRIDRMVSMSNMKYNAIIQAGIEIVERIPIPDDLIPQDARVEIEAKKAAGYYTTGDVLNADGLAEVKGRGLVE